In Candidatus Baltobacteraceae bacterium, the genomic stretch CGCTGGTCATCGTCGACGAGATCGCTACCGGATTCGGCCGCACCGGAACGATGTTCGCCTACGAACAACTCGATCTGCGCCCCGATCTTATTTGCCTGGGCAAAGGAATCACCGGCGGGGCGATGGCGCTCTCCGCCGTGCTCGCGCGCGAACGCATTTTTCGAGCGTTTCTCGGCGCGCCCGACGAGCGCAAACAGTTCTTCCACGGCCATTCGTATGCGGGCAATCCGATCGCGTGTGCAGCGGCACTCGCATCGCTCGAACTGTTCTCCCGCGAGTCGACGTTCGAGCGGGCCGGCAGCATCGAGCGAACGGCGCGCGAACGCGCCGCGGTGCTGAGCGAGCATCCGGCGATCCGCGAGATTCGTCAAGCGGGAACGATGCTGGGCATCGAATTGTCCGACGCCACGCGTGCGTGGCCGGTCGCGAGCGCACTCTACGATCTCGGCCACTTCACGCGCCCGATCGGCGCGGTCGTGCAACTGGTGCCGCCGCTCTCCTCGAAAGACGAAGAGATTCACGACTTCTTCGACGCGTTTGTCGTCGCGCTGGACATCGCGTGAGCTATCTCGACCGCGTCGCCGCGCTGCTCGAGGAGATTCGTTCGCAAGGCCGGCACCGTGAGGTGCGCAGCGGTCCGCCGGGCGGCATGCTCGATTTCTCGTCCAACGACTATCTTGGACTGGCGACCGATTCGCGTCTGGTCGAAGCGCTCCGGCGCGCGCGGCGCGTCGGTTCGGGCGGCGCGCGCCTCCTCGGCGGAGCGCAGCGCGAGCACACGCTGCTCGAAGACGAGCTTGCACGATGGCTCGGCCGCGAGCGCGTGCTGCTCTTCTCGTCCGGGTATCACGCCGCGCTCGGCGCGATCGCGGTCCTCGCGCAAACGGTGAATTGCATCTACTCCGATCGCCTCAATCACGCTTCGCTGATCGACGGCATCCGCAGTGCGCGCAGCGACCGCGTCGTCTACGAGCACGGCGAACTGCCGCCGCGCGCGCAGCGCCGCCGTCCGGCGCTCATCGTTACGGAATCGATTTTCGGCATGGACGGCGACGCGGTCGATCTCGACCGTACCTTCGCGGATCTGAACGAAGACGACGTCTTGCTGGTCGACGAGGCGCACGCGCTCGGTGTTACCGGCGTGCAAGGCACAGGCTGCGCTCGGCGGCTGGCCGATCCGCGCGTGGTCGTGCTGGGGACGCTCTCAAAGGCCTTCGGCGCGCACGGCGGCTTCGTCGCCGGACCGGCCGCGTTGATCGATTTGCTCGTCAACACCGCGCGAACGTTCATCTTCGATACGGCCTTGCCGCCCGCGATCGCTCTTGCCGCGCGCATCGCGCTCGTCTTGATTCGTGACGATGAATCCGCGCGCTCCCGCCTGCGCGAAAACGTCCGCCGCCTCCGCGCCGGATTACGCTCGCTCGGGTTTGCGGCCGGAGACGATCCGTCCCCGATCGTACCGGTCGTGCTCGGAAGCGAGGCGCGAGCGGTAGAAATCGCGCGCCTGCTCGAAACCAACAACATCTACGCACCGGCGATCCGGCCGCCCACGATTCCGCCCGGGACCTCGCGGCTGCGGCTTTCGGTGCGTGCCAACCATCAGCTCGAACACATGGATGTGTTCGTACAAGGCCTCGCGGAATGCATCGTTACTTCGTGACCGGTACCGACACCGACGTCGGAAAGACGCGCGTGACCGCGGCGCTTGCGCTCGCGCTCAAGAATCACGGCGTGACGCCGACGATCGTGAAGTTGGTGCAGACCGGGCTTCCGCCCGGCATGCCGGGCGATTCCGCGCGCGCGGGCAAACTCGCCGGCGTGCGTTCGGTCGAGCTCGCGCGGTTCGAAAAGGCGGCCGACCCGTGGTCGGCGGCGCTGGCCTACGGGCTGCCGGAAGTGCACGCGCGAGAGCTGGTCGACGCGATCGTGCACATCGAGAACGGGGTGGTAGCCGAGGGCGCGGGCGGGTTGATGGTTCCGCTCAACGCGCGCGAGCAGATGGGGAACGTCGCGGTGCTCGGCGGTTTCGACACCATTCTGGTCATCGGTCTCAAGCTCGGCTGCGTGAATCACGCGCTGCTCACGATCACGCAGTGCCAGCAGGCGCACATCCGCCTAGCCGGCGCGGTGCTGGTCGAGCGTTGGGGCCCGACCGAGGGGAGTTATCGCGACGACGTCGCGCGCACGCTGCAGGGAAAGGTCGAGATTCTTGGCATTCTGCCGTTTGACGAAGACGAGGCGAATTCGGTGAAGACGGGTTCGCAAATCTTCGGCTCGCTGTTCAACTGAGGAATTTCTTGCTTGCACCCGACGATTGACGCGACGCGCCGGCGCACGCTCGATGAAAAGCTCCCCGCCGATCGCGCGCTGCTCGAAGCGCTCGCGTCGCTGCCGGACGAGGACCTTCCCGATCTGCTGGCGCTTGCCGACGAGGTGCGGGCCGCGCACTGCGGCAACGCGATCGCGGTCGAAGTGCTCTACAACGCGAAGAA encodes the following:
- a CDS encoding 8-amino-7-oxononanoate synthase, yielding MSYLDRVAALLEEIRSQGRHREVRSGPPGGMLDFSSNDYLGLATDSRLVEALRRARRVGSGGARLLGGAQREHTLLEDELARWLGRERVLLFSSGYHAALGAIAVLAQTVNCIYSDRLNHASLIDGIRSARSDRVVYEHGELPPRAQRRRPALIVTESIFGMDGDAVDLDRTFADLNEDDVLLVDEAHALGVTGVQGTGCARRLADPRVVVLGTLSKAFGAHGGFVAGPAALIDLLVNTARTFIFDTALPPAIALAARIALVLIRDDESARSRLRENVRRLRAGLRSLGFAAGDDPSPIVPVVLGSEARAVEIARLLETNNIYAPAIRPPTIPPGTSRLRLSVRANHQLEHMDVFVQGLAECIVTS
- the bioD gene encoding dethiobiotin synthase; amino-acid sequence: MHRYFVTGTDTDVGKTRVTAALALALKNHGVTPTIVKLVQTGLPPGMPGDSARAGKLAGVRSVELARFEKAADPWSAALAYGLPEVHARELVDAIVHIENGVVAEGAGGLMVPLNAREQMGNVAVLGGFDTILVIGLKLGCVNHALLTITQCQQAHIRLAGAVLVERWGPTEGSYRDDVARTLQGKVEILGILPFDEDEANSVKTGSQIFGSLFN